The DNA sequence tcaatttatatatttatacttGCTTTTATAGTAGCTACTGTCCCCAAAAGGTGAAGCTTCTAGTTTCTTAGACCTACCTAGTTTGCCATTGGGCTGTGTCTTATAGATTCAGAATCGGGTGGAACTCATTAATATGTTGTTTTTTTGTATGAAGGATGAGCCAATATATTATACATCTTAGATCTCCTTGGTTGCCAATATATTATAACAATATCTTTTGATTAGTTTTCTCCTTGGTAGCTTTTAGGTATCCTTGAGTTGACATCTAATGAAGTTGcataaagttttgttttattCAATTCAGGCACGGGAAAAGTTTGTGTCCTTAAAGAAGAATACACGGGAAGACATTGTTGCAGAACTAGAGGAGGTGTGCCTGTTAATTAAAGTATTTACTAACTAAAGTAATTGCTTACCTAGACTGTAGATACCCTCTTGTTTGAAAAGTTGAGGAGCTCACCATCTTTTGTTCATGACAGGATCtacaaaattcaaaatcaacaTTTGAGAAAAGCCGCTTCAACCTAGTATGTCTTCTCTGTTTGCAGATCTCTTTGCATCTGTCacatatattttccttaaagGTTTCTGCTTGTAATGACCTTTTTCTGTGATCTTAAGGACTGCAGGTAAACTCACTAATGAATATTGAAGCAAAAAAGAAGTATGAGTTTTTGGAGTCTATTAGTGCAATCATGGATGCGCATCTGAGATACTTTAAGCTGGTCTGTTTGTGCAATCATTAGATGTTTTCTTTACATCTGAATGTATGCCATTTTGACAACTGTGaagatttcttttttttttttttgttattttttatattttccttttgtgATTTAGGGATACGAGTTATTCAGCCAAATGGAACCATATATTCACCAGGTATGAATGTAATTCACTTTTTATTGATAGTTACAGATATATTAAAGATGCGTGTTCTTACAAATAAGAGAGGTGATTCATGAAGTTTATCCTGATCTCAATTGATGATTTTGTGTCATTGACATGCATGCCATGGGCACAACCTTTTTATGGTTGTCCATTTTTACAAGTATTTTAATTTATCAGTGTCATTAACTCTGTACCATTCAACTTTTGTGGCTTCAGGGAAATATCTTTTCAATTAataatgaacatgttttcctgAAATCAGGTGTTAACGTACGCACAACAATCTAAAGAACAGGCCACTGTTGAACAAGATAAACTTCACAAAAGGATTCAGGAATATAGGACACAAGCTGAGCTGGACAGTATACGAGCTTCCAGTAATATTGAGCCTCCTGCAGTGGCTGATGGAAATCGCGCCTTTGGTTTAGCTTCTCACAAAAACATAGAAGCAATCATGCAGTCCAGTGCAAATGGGAAGGTAATAGCATTGGTTGAAGAAGTCTTTTTTCATTGTTAAACTAGTAAGTTTTCATTATATGAGCTTCCTTTCTATTTGTAGAAAATGTTAAAATGTGTCTTCCATTTTTGGCTTATAAGTGTCTCCTATTATTTGTATTCTTAGAACTCAACTTTTAACAAGACTGCCACTTTATTGGCAATATTACTGTACTGCAAAGAAGGTTAatcacataattttttttttctttgtttgtttcatattttaggTCCAGACGATCAAGCAAGGATATCTAGTGAAACGATCTTCAAGTTTGAGGGGAGATTGGAAGAGGAGGTTTTTCGTTCTGAACAGTCATGGGGCTTTATTTTATTACAGAATTAAGGGTACCAAACCCATGGTGTGTTAACATTTTCTCTGCTAAATCTTCTCTGTaacttgtgcattctctatctttgAATTACTTTAATTAAGTTTACCATACCACACATGTTATATTCCAGAGATGTTAGTTTTATTGCATAGACCATGAATTTTCTTCTCTTGTATCTGTTACCATCATAGGGCGGCTCCCAGTCACATCATTTCACTCGCTCACCGGAACATCACAGTGGTGTGTTTAGCAGATTTCGTTCAAGACATAGGGTAGCGTCACTTAATGAAAACATTCTGGGCTGCCGTACTGTTGATCTGCGTACCTCAACAATAAAGATGGACGCAGAGGATACAGATCTTCGACTTTGCTTTAGAATAATATCCCCATTGAAAACTTATACATTGCAGGTAATTAGTTGATTGGTTGTTGGTTATTGCTTTGTGCTGCTGTACTGTAGTACTTTAATTGCATGCATGGCTTAACTCATCTGAACTCTTGAGATAACCATTGTACAAATTACATTCGTGCATATGTTATTTCGCTGAATCATTAGCTATATAATTGAAGTATTTGGGACGACATTGTGAAGGGCTACTATTTACCTTCTGTTTGTTCAGGCTGAAAATGAAGCTGATAGGATGGATTGGACAAACAAAATAGCAGGAGTTATTGCATCTCTTTTGAATTTTCAGCTTCTTGACCAGGTCCCTACCTTGAAAGTTTGTGACTTTTCTGTATAAATATTAAGATTTGTATGAATGAAAGCTAATACTAACGAACTTTCGTTATATTTTCTGCAGCCACATCCTGGAACTGTGAATCACGAGAGTAGTAAATCTTCTCTTGGTACTTATGATATTCGTAGAGTGAAAAGCACTGAAAGTTTAGGAAATACCAGAAAATTCAACAGAGTAGATTCTGTTTCTAGTATTCTCAGGAGAATTCCTGGAAATGATCTTTGTGCGGAGTGCGGTGCTCCTGAGCCTGACTGGGCATCTCTTAATCTTGGCGTACTGATGTGCATTGAATGTTCTGGTGTTCACCGGAATCTTGGAGTACACATTTCAAAGGTGcgcaaagaaatgaaaagttgAGAACTGATTGTATTTTTTCTCTGGGATGGATGTTAGCTAGCTTCCAGTTTATATTATAGGGTAATAGGGCTTAGTAGCACTTTTACAAACCCACCAATAAAAAATAGCCCTACGTTCAAAATGCAATTTCTATTAGCTCTCTTTAACGAAAATACCCTCGTTATCGGCACACTATTAATAAATTCTCGACACAATATTGGTTTTGGTAGATTTTTGACACATTATTTGTGATATTTTCGTCAAATAGAGCTAGTGGAGATTGGATTATTTTCTGTCAAAAGATAGTGCATTTTGAGAGCAGAGCTAATTTTGGTTGGTGTATTTGTATAAGGCTAGTAAGCCCAATTTCCCTATCTTGTATTATCTTTCTTTTGGTCTACCCTTGTATGCGATGAAAGATGTGGATCGTGTTTGTTATTTTGGAAAGTCCTGCATGCCAAAACATTTAAAGTGTTGAACAAATCCTGTTCTTTTGAAATTATCTTTAGCAAGTATTATGCATTATAACACTGTAGAAAAGAAAGTGGCTTAGGAATGAGATATGATTATCATGACTTCTCGGTTGACAATGAAAGAGTACTTTGTACTAATAACTGCAGGTGAGATCTCTAACATTAGATGTCAAGGTTTGGGAACCTATACTTGTGGACTTATTTCGCAACTTGGGTAATGCATATTGTAATTCTGTATGGGAGGGAACGCTTCTACTTGAGAATGAAAAGTAAGAACTCCAATTTTATTTACTATGTAATCATCTAAGTAATGTGCTTTGAGGTATTTAAAGTTGTGTGTACTGCTGTGATTCTAGTTGGATTTGAAACTCTTTTGCAGACTGGATGGTTCGAAGGACATGAGGGCTCCAGTTTTAAAACCAGGCCCCAAGGATGCAGCTCAGCATAAGGAAATATACATTCAAGCAAAGGTAATCCATTAACTTCCATTGCTCAATTCTAATATAAGAAAATGCGTATAGTTTGAAAGTTGCATTAAGTTTTCGTGAAATTATTGcacttaaaacaaccaaaaagaaaagaatggtGAATCTTAAAGATTCAACTTTATGCAGAAGTTAAATATGATAGAAAACAGGGATAACTGTATCTGTATGCCGGCTTAATAGACATTGGACACTGACATAGAAGTTACTTGTTTCAAGTCTATTTGCCATTTGTTTGCCATTGTATTTACCGTATGAACACATCTTCCTATCATCTTCCAGTTTCCGTTGCGTTCTGAATGCTTCTCCTATTATGCTATTACCGTCGACCGTTTATGATGTACTGTAATTATCTTGACTTTTATTTTTCCATAAAACTAAGAAAAAGGCTGTTATTGTTAATGTGAAGAATAATTGTTTTCCCACAAGCAGTATGTGGAGAAAGTGATGGTTATTAGAGATGTAGCTGCATCGGGCATGCCTGTTCTTGCAGCAGATATATGGGAAGCAGTCAAGGCTGGTAATTTACAAGAAGTCTACCGCATTATCGTGATGTCAGATGTGAATATTGTCGACACCGCCTTTGAGAATGTGG is a window from the Malus domestica chromosome 16, GDT2T_hap1 genome containing:
- the LOC103403422 gene encoding ADP-ribosylation factor GTPase-activating protein AGD4-like; translation: MAAFIKLEDSPMFQKQMYSMEQTADELKDRCQKLCKGSKKLMGALEEACNGDTIFSESLEAFGGGLDDPISVSIGGPVLSKFVTAFQELATYKELLRSQVEHVLVDRLMHFMTVDLQDAKESRRQFDKAIHGYDQAREKFVSLKKNTREDIVAELEEDLQNSKSTFEKSRFNLVNSLMNIEAKKKYEFLESISAIMDAHLRYFKLGYELFSQMEPYIHQVLTYAQQSKEQATVEQDKLHKRIQEYRTQAELDSIRASSNIEPPAVADGNRAFGLASHKNIEAIMQSSANGKVQTIKQGYLVKRSSSLRGDWKRRFFVLNSHGALFYYRIKGTKPMGGSQSHHFTRSPEHHSGVFSRFRSRHRVASLNENILGCRTVDLRTSTIKMDAEDTDLRLCFRIISPLKTYTLQAENEADRMDWTNKIAGVIASLLNFQLLDQPHPGTVNHESSKSSLGTYDIRRVKSTESLGNTRKFNRVDSVSSILRRIPGNDLCAECGAPEPDWASLNLGVLMCIECSGVHRNLGVHISKVRSLTLDVKVWEPILVDLFRNLGNAYCNSVWEGTLLLENEKLDGSKDMRAPVLKPGPKDAAQHKEIYIQAKYVEKVMVIRDVAASGMPVLAADIWEAVKAGNLQEVYRIIVMSDVNIVDTAFENVVTHDLYHHAEAIQSESDFNTMEMKLYDPAACDRIKESNEPGNCLQGCSLLHLACHSGNPMMVELLLQFGANMNLRDFHGRTPLHHCIASGNNSLAKWLLRRGARPSIQDGGGQSALERAMELGAITDEELFILLSEHE